From Arachis stenosperma cultivar V10309 chromosome 2, arast.V10309.gnm1.PFL2, whole genome shotgun sequence, one genomic window encodes:
- the LOC130961040 gene encoding uncharacterized protein LOC130961040 isoform X1, whose product MEPLEIDLVDIPDTPDRLTTRPGDQKHVRNPEKREKGFPAADEMKKLSNYIILSPSNAPYPSYNGPFFRKTQTEKTLGLGTAHSIGAEKMERGKTVSSRFPAKSSRHGPRSVLDFTEENENSQQLKPAFSHHGSRDKAVEDKKVTSAGNTSSRVVADSSTAFRDKMLPGPNISQERGKGIALPNDSHPPLNTEKQLALPPQISTTPRVRGQKRLVRNGCISPYNIANRANQATIKDNHQTKEVEESHAVDLVSTNPISTINVEDIVAEERGCNRVKGKQVLIHPSSYGLNTGTVRMASSNPATDFEEGHSASNAVRNSLKYSGGQDGWRTTHAHNSIDQHPYDVNGHNLRRSHDVGRFIARQNMNRMDRRDTHSSQSGKDAQGSSSDNAAQATSLTIREIDQLTVTHPATGTLSKRQKKRGSTSGNPGESSSSSHNPVLNSEVVDLSPEPSYTNRFTEGLDDNDNDKARARQVEADERLARELQEQLYHDDIFEGRGQIDEHLALALQQEENLIRTSFDNHQTSNPMFPRANSQPRSRPHQNPSNRRRVPPQVPSSNRMSQLRSQLRSHIANRSRRPAISSRGRRPRFPVDMDLNMRLDILEALEDAVGDFADLGMGNDIFLAQHDFNEHDYEMLLALDEQNHRHTGASSNQINSLPESTIQNDNFTEACAICLETPGKGEIIRHLPCLHKFHKDCIDPWLHRKTSCPVCKSSIT is encoded by the exons ATGGAGCCTTTGGAAATTGATCTTGTGGATATTCCTGATACTCCAGATAGATTAACTACCAGGCCTGGTGATCAGAAACATGTTCGGAATCCTGAGAAGAGGGAGAAGGGCTTCCCTGCTGCTGATGAAATGAAGAAACTCAGCAACTATATAATACTTTCCCCATCAAACGCACCTTATCCTTCTTATAATGGCCCCTTCTTCAGAAAAACTCAAACTGAGAAAACTTTAGGACTTGGGACAGCACACTCTATTGGTGCTGAAAAGATGGAGAGAGGGAAAACTGTAAGCTCTAGATTTCCTGCTAAATCATCTCGCCATGGACCTAGGTCTGTTTTAGATTTTACTGAAGAGAATGAGAACTCCCAACAGCTGAAACCAGCTTTCTCACATCATGGATCAAGAGATAAGGCTGTTGAAGATAAGAAAGTAACAAGCGCTGGAAACACTTCATCACGAGTTGTTGCTGATTCTTCTACTGCCTTCAGAGATAAAATGCTACCAGGTCCTAATATATCTCAGGAGCGTGGCAAGGGAATTGCACTGCCTAATGATTCTCATCCTCCACTAAACACTGAAAAGCAACTGGCTTTGCCCCCTCAAATTTCCACCACACCAAGAGTTAGAGGGCAGAAGAGATTGGTACGAAATGGGTGTATTTCACCATATAATATTGCAAATAGAGCAAATCAAGCAACTATAAAGGATAATCACCAAACCAAGGAAGTTGAAGAAAGTCATGCTGTGGATTTAGTTTCTACCAATCCAATTTCTACGATTAATGTTGAAGATATAGTTGCTGAAGAGAGAGGCTGTAATAGAGTGAAGGGAAAGCAAGTACTTATTCATCCTTCATCATATGGTCTTAACACTGGAACTGTTCGCATGGCTAGCAG CAACCCTGCGACTGATTTTGAGGAGGGCCATTCAGCCAGTAATGCTGTAAGGAATTCACTTAAATACTCTGGGGGACAAGATGGTTGGAGAACTACACATGCTCATAACAGCATTGATCAGCATCCTTATGATGTGAATGGGCATAATTTACGCAGAAGCCATGATGTTGGAAGATTTATTGCTAGACAAAATATGAACAGAATGGATAGAAGAGACACTCATAGCAGTCAAAGTGGCAAGGATGCACAAGGTTCTTCATCAGATAATGCAGCTCAAGCAACTTCACTGACAATTCGAGAGATAGATCAGTTGACTGTAACTCATCCTGCCACAGGCACACTGAGTAAAAGGCAAAAGAAACGTGGATCAACATCAGGAAATCCTGGGGAATCATCAAGCTCATCCCATAACCCTGTCTTGAATTCTGAAGTAGTAGACTTATCACCAGAACCCAGTTATACCAACAGATTTACTGAAGGCTTAGATGACAATGACAATGACAAAGCTCGAGCAAGGCAAGTAGAAGCAGATGAGAGATTGGCACGTGAACTCCAAGAACAACTGTATCATGATGATATTTTTGAAGGGAGAGGG CAGATTGATGAACATTTAGCCCTGGCACTGCAGCAAGAGGAGAATCTTATTCGTACTTCTTTTGATAATCACCAAACATCAAATCCT ATGTTTCCGAGGGCAAATAGTCAGCCTCGTTCACGGCCACATCAAAATCCTTCTAataggaggagagttccacctCAAGTTCCTTCCTCTAATAGAATGTCACAGTTGAGGTCACAATTGAGGAGTCACATAGCAAATCGTTCCCGAAGACCAGCCATATCATCCAGAGGACGACGCCCCCGGTTTCCTGTGGATATGGACTTAAACATG AGGCTTGATATATTGGAAGCATTAGAGGATGCAGTAGGGGATTTTGCAGATTTAGGGATGGGTAATGACATCTTTCTTGCTCAACATGATTTCAATGA ACATGATTATGAAATGTTGTTGGCCCTTGATGAGCAAAACCACCGACATACTGGTGCATCCTCCAATCAGATCAATAGTTTGCCGGAGTCCACCATCCAG AATGACAACTTCACAGAGGCCTGTGCAATATGCCTTGAGACCCCAGGCAAGGGTGAAATTATTCGCCATCTTCCCTGTTTGCACAAATTTCACAAAGAT TGTATTGATCCTTGGCTCCATAGGAAAACATCATGCCCGGTGTGCAAGTCATCTATCACCTAA
- the LOC130962964 gene encoding F-box protein FBX14-like encodes MRVQNADICIHRRLKLTFLERLRTLTCRRDRNAASFVCHSWYRAEALTRSDLFIGNCYAISPHRATSRFRRVRFLTVKGKPCFADFDLLPLNWVAHFSPWGSALADAYPWLEKLHLKRVSLTDDNLNLIARSFPSLKELVLVCREGFGIAGIGAIAASCRLMRVLDLVESVVEDADEDEEVMDWISCFSDRETHLESLVFECVECRVNFEALERLVARSPYLKKLRLNHYVFIPQLYRLMHRAPQLTHLGTGSFCASNDVAVGDQELDYSSAFAACKSLVCLSGFRDILPD; translated from the exons atgagaGTTCAGAACGCTGACATTTGTATCCATCGTAGATTGAAACTGACTTT TCTTGAACGATTACGAACCCTAACATGCCGTCGGGACCGGAACGCCGCCTCATTCGTCTGCCATTCATGGTACCGGGCAGAGGCGCTCACCCGATCTGATCTCTTCATCGGAAATTGCTACGCCATTTCGCCACACCGCGCCACCTCCCGCTTCCGCCGTGTCCGGTTCCTCACTGTGAAGGGCAAGCCTTGCTTCGCGGACTTCGATCTGTTGCCGCTTAACTGGGTTGCCCACTTCTCTCCCTGGGGCTCTGCACTTGCCGATGCCTACCCTTGGCTCGAGAAGCTTCACCTGAAGCGTGTGTCTCTCACTGATGATAACCTCAACCTTATCGCTCGCTCCTTCCCTTCCTTGAAGGAACTCGTTCTCGTGTGCCGTGAAGGTTTTGGGATCGCGGGAATTGGCGCTATTGCTGCCAGCTGCAG GTTGATGAGAGTGCTTGACCTTGTGGAGTCTGTGGTTGAGGATGCTGATGAAGACGAGGAGGTGATGGATTGGATATCATGTTTTTCGGATCGTGAGACTCATCTGGAGTCTCTTGTGTTTGAGTGCGTTGAGTGCCGGGTCAATTTTGAGGCCTTGGAAAGGTTAGTGGCTAGATCACCTTACCTGAAGAAGCTTAGGCTGAATCATTATGTTTTCATTCCTCAGTTGTACCGCCTGATGCATCGAGCTCCACAGCTCACCCATCTTGGGACAGGTTCATTTTGTGCATCAAATGATGTGGCTGTTGGTGATCAGGAACTGGATTACTCATCTGCCTTTGCAGCTTGCAAATCCCTAGTTTGTTTGTCTGGGTTCCGGGATATTTTGCCGGATTAA
- the LOC130961040 gene encoding uncharacterized protein LOC130961040 isoform X2, which translates to MEPLEIDLVDIPDTPDRLTTRPGDQKHVRNPEKREKGFPAADEMKKLSNYIILSPSNAPYPSYNGPFFRKTQTEKTLGLGTAHSIGAEKMERGKTVSSRFPAKSSRHGPRSVLDFTEENENSQQLKPAFSHHGSRDKAVEDKKVTSAGNTSSRVVADSSTAFRDKMLPGPNISQERGKGIALPNDSHPPLNTEKQLALPPQISTTPRVRGQKRLVRNGCISPYNIANRANQATIKDNHQTKEVEESHAVDLVSTNPISTINVEDIVAEERGCNRVKGKQVLIHPSSYGLNTGTVRMASSNPATDFEEGHSASNAVRNSLKYSGGQDGWRTTHAHNSIDQHPYDVNGHNLRRSHDVGRFIARQNMNRMDRRDTHSSQSGKDAQGSSSDNAAQATSLTIREIDQLTVTHPATGTLSKRQKKRGSTSGNPGESSSSSHNPVLNSEVVDLSPEPSYTNRFTEGLDDNDNDKARARQVEADERLARELQEQLYHDDIFEGRGIDEHLALALQQEENLIRTSFDNHQTSNPMFPRANSQPRSRPHQNPSNRRRVPPQVPSSNRMSQLRSQLRSHIANRSRRPAISSRGRRPRFPVDMDLNMRLDILEALEDAVGDFADLGMGNDIFLAQHDFNEHDYEMLLALDEQNHRHTGASSNQINSLPESTIQNDNFTEACAICLETPGKGEIIRHLPCLHKFHKDCIDPWLHRKTSCPVCKSSIT; encoded by the exons ATGGAGCCTTTGGAAATTGATCTTGTGGATATTCCTGATACTCCAGATAGATTAACTACCAGGCCTGGTGATCAGAAACATGTTCGGAATCCTGAGAAGAGGGAGAAGGGCTTCCCTGCTGCTGATGAAATGAAGAAACTCAGCAACTATATAATACTTTCCCCATCAAACGCACCTTATCCTTCTTATAATGGCCCCTTCTTCAGAAAAACTCAAACTGAGAAAACTTTAGGACTTGGGACAGCACACTCTATTGGTGCTGAAAAGATGGAGAGAGGGAAAACTGTAAGCTCTAGATTTCCTGCTAAATCATCTCGCCATGGACCTAGGTCTGTTTTAGATTTTACTGAAGAGAATGAGAACTCCCAACAGCTGAAACCAGCTTTCTCACATCATGGATCAAGAGATAAGGCTGTTGAAGATAAGAAAGTAACAAGCGCTGGAAACACTTCATCACGAGTTGTTGCTGATTCTTCTACTGCCTTCAGAGATAAAATGCTACCAGGTCCTAATATATCTCAGGAGCGTGGCAAGGGAATTGCACTGCCTAATGATTCTCATCCTCCACTAAACACTGAAAAGCAACTGGCTTTGCCCCCTCAAATTTCCACCACACCAAGAGTTAGAGGGCAGAAGAGATTGGTACGAAATGGGTGTATTTCACCATATAATATTGCAAATAGAGCAAATCAAGCAACTATAAAGGATAATCACCAAACCAAGGAAGTTGAAGAAAGTCATGCTGTGGATTTAGTTTCTACCAATCCAATTTCTACGATTAATGTTGAAGATATAGTTGCTGAAGAGAGAGGCTGTAATAGAGTGAAGGGAAAGCAAGTACTTATTCATCCTTCATCATATGGTCTTAACACTGGAACTGTTCGCATGGCTAGCAG CAACCCTGCGACTGATTTTGAGGAGGGCCATTCAGCCAGTAATGCTGTAAGGAATTCACTTAAATACTCTGGGGGACAAGATGGTTGGAGAACTACACATGCTCATAACAGCATTGATCAGCATCCTTATGATGTGAATGGGCATAATTTACGCAGAAGCCATGATGTTGGAAGATTTATTGCTAGACAAAATATGAACAGAATGGATAGAAGAGACACTCATAGCAGTCAAAGTGGCAAGGATGCACAAGGTTCTTCATCAGATAATGCAGCTCAAGCAACTTCACTGACAATTCGAGAGATAGATCAGTTGACTGTAACTCATCCTGCCACAGGCACACTGAGTAAAAGGCAAAAGAAACGTGGATCAACATCAGGAAATCCTGGGGAATCATCAAGCTCATCCCATAACCCTGTCTTGAATTCTGAAGTAGTAGACTTATCACCAGAACCCAGTTATACCAACAGATTTACTGAAGGCTTAGATGACAATGACAATGACAAAGCTCGAGCAAGGCAAGTAGAAGCAGATGAGAGATTGGCACGTGAACTCCAAGAACAACTGTATCATGATGATATTTTTGAAGGGAGAGGG ATTGATGAACATTTAGCCCTGGCACTGCAGCAAGAGGAGAATCTTATTCGTACTTCTTTTGATAATCACCAAACATCAAATCCT ATGTTTCCGAGGGCAAATAGTCAGCCTCGTTCACGGCCACATCAAAATCCTTCTAataggaggagagttccacctCAAGTTCCTTCCTCTAATAGAATGTCACAGTTGAGGTCACAATTGAGGAGTCACATAGCAAATCGTTCCCGAAGACCAGCCATATCATCCAGAGGACGACGCCCCCGGTTTCCTGTGGATATGGACTTAAACATG AGGCTTGATATATTGGAAGCATTAGAGGATGCAGTAGGGGATTTTGCAGATTTAGGGATGGGTAATGACATCTTTCTTGCTCAACATGATTTCAATGA ACATGATTATGAAATGTTGTTGGCCCTTGATGAGCAAAACCACCGACATACTGGTGCATCCTCCAATCAGATCAATAGTTTGCCGGAGTCCACCATCCAG AATGACAACTTCACAGAGGCCTGTGCAATATGCCTTGAGACCCCAGGCAAGGGTGAAATTATTCGCCATCTTCCCTGTTTGCACAAATTTCACAAAGAT TGTATTGATCCTTGGCTCCATAGGAAAACATCATGCCCGGTGTGCAAGTCATCTATCACCTAA